The Cystobacter fuscus DSM 2262 genome includes a region encoding these proteins:
- a CDS encoding TraB/GumN family protein yields MRPLRFPLLLVALLATACATTSAQAPAAVAQPPAFLWEVTRPGAPDKPLYLTGSIHLGLPGQFTFPPSLEAALARSQALVVELDPDKAQANAKETQKLVLRLGTYAPPDGLQAHLSEETRSRLPELLAKVGLPPAAVERMRPWLLYITLSVLELQRAGYSEAGGIDRLLLAKARDTKRIVELETMEGQLGMLASLPDPVQELMLREMIEQSPLTAVNMARMSTAWEGGNPSALADLLFTQAKEPAFQPFYEALFYTRNRRMADKLAGLVDAPETHFVVVGAGHLVGPEGLLALLERAGFQVRQLPREP; encoded by the coding sequence ATGCGACCCCTCCGATTCCCGCTGCTGCTCGTCGCCCTGCTCGCCACCGCTTGCGCCACGACCTCCGCGCAAGCCCCCGCCGCCGTGGCCCAGCCCCCCGCCTTCCTCTGGGAGGTGACGCGGCCGGGCGCTCCGGACAAGCCGCTCTACCTCACCGGCTCCATCCACCTGGGCCTGCCGGGCCAGTTCACCTTCCCACCCTCCCTGGAGGCCGCGCTCGCGCGCTCCCAGGCGCTGGTGGTGGAGCTGGATCCGGACAAGGCCCAAGCCAACGCGAAGGAGACCCAGAAGCTGGTGCTGCGCCTGGGCACCTATGCCCCTCCGGATGGACTCCAGGCGCACCTGAGCGAGGAGACCCGGAGCCGCCTGCCCGAGCTGCTCGCGAAGGTGGGACTGCCCCCCGCGGCCGTCGAGCGCATGCGGCCCTGGTTGCTCTACATCACCCTCTCCGTGCTGGAGCTGCAACGGGCGGGCTACTCGGAGGCGGGGGGAATCGATCGGCTGTTGCTGGCGAAGGCCCGCGACACCAAGCGCATCGTGGAGCTGGAGACGATGGAAGGGCAGCTGGGCATGCTCGCGAGCCTGCCGGATCCGGTGCAGGAGCTCATGCTGCGCGAGATGATCGAGCAGTCGCCCCTGACGGCGGTCAACATGGCGCGGATGAGCACCGCGTGGGAGGGAGGCAATCCCAGCGCCCTCGCGGACCTGCTCTTCACCCAGGCGAAGGAGCCCGCCTTCCAGCCCTTCTACGAGGCCCTCTTCTACACCCGCAACCGGCGGATGGCCGACAAGCTGGCCGGGCTGGTCGACGCGCCGGAGACGCACTTCGTGGTGGTGGGCGCCGGGCACCTGGTGGGGCCGGAGGGACTGCTCGCCCTGCTCGAGCGCGCGGGCTTCCAGGTGCGCCAGCTTCCCCGCGAGCCCTGA
- a CDS encoding LytR/AlgR family response regulator transcription factor, which yields MSPPLRILIADDELVARKRLARLLAALPGTTVCGEVCDAQAVLDTVRAGGVDVVLLDIHMPGLSGLDALALLPEGGPQVILITAHPGHAVEAFEHGAVDYVLKPVEASRLQKALDRARARFAPPPQEPVRLDRLPIPTRQGIVLVAPESISHATLEDELVTIFTLQGDYLTDFSLQELADRLPTEGFYRVHRRALLNLAQVTRLEPLETGGYLARTARGHTVEVSRQSARELRRRLGLRRGGEEEPGG from the coding sequence GTGAGCCCTCCCCTGCGTATCCTCATCGCGGATGACGAGCTGGTCGCGCGCAAGCGCCTCGCGCGCCTGCTGGCGGCCCTGCCCGGCACCACCGTGTGCGGCGAGGTCTGCGACGCGCAGGCCGTGCTCGACACGGTGCGCGCCGGGGGCGTGGACGTGGTGCTGCTCGACATCCACATGCCCGGGCTCAGTGGCCTGGACGCGCTCGCCCTGCTTCCCGAGGGCGGCCCCCAGGTCATCCTCATCACCGCCCACCCCGGCCACGCCGTGGAGGCCTTCGAGCACGGCGCCGTGGACTACGTGCTCAAGCCCGTGGAGGCCTCGCGCCTGCAGAAGGCCCTGGACCGCGCGCGCGCCCGCTTCGCGCCTCCCCCCCAGGAGCCCGTCCGCCTGGATCGGCTGCCCATCCCCACCCGCCAGGGCATCGTCCTGGTGGCGCCGGAGAGCATCTCCCACGCCACGCTCGAGGACGAGCTCGTCACCATCTTCACCCTCCAGGGCGACTACCTCACCGACTTCAGCCTGCAGGAGCTGGCGGACCGGCTGCCCACCGAGGGCTTCTACCGGGTGCACCGCCGCGCCCTGCTCAACCTCGCCCAGGTCACGCGCCTGGAGCCCCTGGAGACGGGGGGCTACCTGGCGCGCACGGCCCGCGGCCACACGGTGGAGGTGAGCCGCCAGTCCGCCCGCGAGCTGCGTCGGCGGCTCGGCCTGCGGCGCGGCGGCGAGGAGGAGCCCGGGGGGTAA
- a CDS encoding RDD family protein, with the protein MSEPEISAPQRPGAFCALHAEQRAVTLCNRCGNYACEQCFQVAHDRQDYCTTCLPLIRPPLADRGARFVAVLVDQLALVAPILACSFLGILLSGGGVESSLLVIGLGLLGSLGVAGYQLYLLATVGQSLGKRMMHIKVVRTDGGPVDLARLIFLRNVVPALIGMCTWNVFSLVDTLCIFTEQRRCLHDHIADTQVVVVNNTDD; encoded by the coding sequence ATGTCCGAACCCGAGATCTCCGCGCCCCAGCGCCCAGGCGCCTTCTGTGCCCTGCATGCCGAGCAGCGCGCCGTCACCCTGTGCAACCGGTGCGGCAACTACGCGTGCGAGCAGTGCTTCCAGGTCGCGCACGACCGGCAGGACTACTGCACGACGTGTCTGCCGCTCATCCGGCCCCCGCTCGCCGACCGCGGTGCCCGCTTCGTCGCGGTCCTCGTGGATCAGCTCGCCCTGGTGGCGCCGATTCTCGCGTGCTCGTTCCTCGGCATCCTGCTGTCGGGCGGCGGAGTCGAGAGCTCCCTGCTCGTGATCGGCTTGGGGCTGCTGGGCTCCCTGGGCGTCGCGGGCTACCAGCTCTACCTGCTCGCCACCGTGGGGCAGAGCCTGGGCAAGCGCATGATGCACATCAAGGTGGTGCGCACCGATGGCGGTCCCGTGGACCTCGCCCGGCTCATCTTCCTGCGCAACGTGGTGCCGGCGCTCATCGGCATGTGCACCTGGAACGTCTTCAGCCTCGTCGACACGCTCTGCATCTTCACCGAGCAGCGCCGCTGCCTTCACGACCACATCGCGGACACCCAGGTGGTCGTCGTGAACAATACCGACGACTGA
- a CDS encoding GGDEF domain-containing response regulator produces MSEPVAAKVLVVEDNRTMLALMQYYLSKDFTVFLARSAEEALEVLQREQLHAVVSDQNLGDGLMGVDLLKRVSELQPHAARILVTASQKLEDAQKAINEARVNHFLTKPFTEQELKNTVGQAVHNAALVAIRDKMVQELKEQLGLRPAKPAAGRSPPSSTRIKTVEPRAPDAKGGGNQPLIPESERLAFRDGLTGLYNHRYFQEALSAGLLSARRREQKLMLVLVDIDGFRRFNLSRGYAEGDKLLRRVAQLVTELMEDPVTHARSDNSSEIAARYDWDVFGVVLCNADVERARTYAEKLRKAVEELDFPEGTGGGQGEVTVSAAISVFPDPARSEQDLISFAEKALRASKLVGPNRVVIANQG; encoded by the coding sequence GTGAGTGAGCCTGTTGCCGCGAAGGTCCTCGTCGTCGAGGACAATCGAACCATGCTGGCCCTGATGCAGTACTACCTGAGCAAGGACTTCACGGTCTTCCTCGCCAGGTCCGCTGAAGAAGCACTCGAAGTGCTTCAGCGGGAGCAACTGCACGCGGTCGTATCGGATCAAAACCTTGGGGACGGCTTGATGGGAGTGGACCTCCTCAAGCGGGTCTCCGAGCTCCAACCCCATGCCGCGCGCATCCTGGTGACGGCATCCCAGAAGCTGGAGGACGCCCAGAAGGCCATCAATGAAGCGCGGGTGAATCACTTCCTCACCAAGCCCTTCACCGAGCAGGAACTGAAGAACACCGTGGGCCAGGCGGTGCACAACGCCGCGCTGGTGGCCATCCGCGACAAGATGGTGCAGGAGCTCAAGGAGCAGCTCGGGCTGCGTCCGGCCAAGCCGGCGGCGGGGCGTTCGCCCCCCTCGAGCACCCGCATCAAGACGGTGGAGCCGCGCGCGCCGGATGCCAAGGGCGGCGGCAACCAGCCGCTCATCCCGGAGAGCGAGCGGCTCGCCTTCCGCGATGGCCTCACGGGCCTCTACAACCACCGCTACTTCCAGGAGGCGCTGAGCGCGGGTCTGTTGAGCGCGCGGCGCCGCGAGCAGAAGTTGATGCTGGTGCTCGTCGACATCGACGGCTTCCGGCGCTTCAACCTCTCGCGCGGCTACGCCGAGGGCGACAAGCTGCTGCGCCGCGTGGCCCAGTTGGTGACGGAGCTGATGGAGGATCCCGTCACCCACGCGCGCAGCGACAACTCCTCGGAGATCGCCGCCCGCTACGACTGGGACGTGTTCGGCGTGGTGCTGTGCAACGCGGACGTGGAGCGGGCACGCACCTACGCGGAGAAGCTGCGCAAGGCGGTGGAGGAGCTCGACTTCCCGGAGGGCACGGGCGGCGGACAGGGCGAGGTGACGGTGAGCGCCGCCATCTCCGTCTTCCCGGATCCAGCCCGCTCCGAGCAGGATCTCATCTCCTTCGCGGAGAAGGCCCTGCGCGCCTCCAAGCTGGTGGGCCCCAACCGGGTGGTCATCGCCAACCAGGGCTGA
- a CDS encoding glutamate-cysteine ligase family protein — MGLQIDCEKFETQEYEAFGERLTESLEVLRALMARPGFGEGAPSLGAELEMFLVDAHGRPLPVNRQVLGQTKDPRVTVELNRFNIECNLRPGPLAGRPFSAMRAEFESALAEVARAAATQGARVAVMGILPTLREADLRPGSLTAMPRYRAMSTSIRRSRGEAPFRVVIQGEDPLSLEWDDVTLEGANTSLQYHLRVLPADFARLYNACQLATAPVLAVSGNSPFLLGRRLWDETRVALFRQAVDDRGEGSGEAPRPGRVSFGHGWAREGAWELFAESVALHPPLLPVLAPASPREHLTEDGLPRLEELRLHQGTVWNWNRAIYDPADGGHLRIEMRALPAGPTVEDMLANGALLLGLTLGLGGEVERLLPSMPFAYAQDNFLRAARHGLDAVLLWPERPGHAPRALPAPDLVRRLLPVAREGLVGAGVDPDEADALLGIIQARVGAGCTGARWQRKMLAYLEAHMPRPDALGALLERYLTHAASGRPVHEWPGA, encoded by the coding sequence ATGGGCCTTCAAATCGACTGCGAGAAGTTCGAGACCCAGGAATACGAGGCCTTCGGCGAACGACTCACCGAGAGCCTCGAGGTGTTGCGCGCCCTGATGGCGCGGCCGGGCTTCGGTGAGGGCGCGCCGTCACTCGGCGCCGAGCTGGAGATGTTCCTCGTGGACGCCCACGGACGGCCCCTTCCGGTGAACCGGCAGGTGCTGGGTCAGACGAAGGATCCGCGGGTGACGGTGGAGCTCAACCGCTTCAACATCGAGTGCAACCTGCGGCCGGGGCCCCTGGCGGGACGTCCCTTCTCGGCGATGCGCGCGGAGTTCGAGAGCGCGCTGGCGGAGGTGGCGCGCGCGGCGGCCACGCAGGGGGCGCGCGTGGCGGTGATGGGCATCCTCCCCACGCTGCGCGAGGCGGACCTGCGGCCGGGCTCGCTCACGGCGATGCCGCGCTACCGCGCCATGTCCACCTCCATCCGCCGCAGCCGGGGCGAGGCGCCCTTCCGCGTGGTCATCCAGGGGGAGGATCCGCTCTCCCTGGAGTGGGACGACGTGACGCTCGAGGGGGCCAACACCTCGTTGCAGTACCACTTGAGGGTGCTCCCGGCGGACTTCGCGCGCTTGTACAACGCGTGCCAGCTCGCCACGGCGCCGGTGCTGGCGGTGAGCGGCAACTCGCCCTTCCTCCTGGGCCGGCGGCTGTGGGACGAGACGCGCGTGGCGCTCTTCCGCCAGGCGGTGGATGACCGGGGCGAGGGCTCTGGCGAGGCGCCCCGGCCCGGACGCGTCAGCTTCGGCCACGGCTGGGCGCGCGAGGGCGCGTGGGAGCTGTTCGCCGAGTCGGTGGCGCTGCACCCGCCGCTGCTGCCGGTGCTGGCGCCGGCGTCCCCCCGGGAGCACCTGACCGAGGACGGCCTGCCGCGGCTCGAGGAGCTGCGCCTGCACCAGGGTACGGTGTGGAACTGGAACCGCGCCATCTACGACCCCGCCGATGGGGGCCACCTGCGCATCGAGATGCGCGCGCTGCCCGCGGGCCCCACGGTGGAGGACATGCTGGCCAACGGGGCTCTGCTCCTGGGCCTCACGCTGGGACTGGGCGGCGAGGTGGAGCGGCTCTTGCCCTCCATGCCCTTCGCCTACGCCCAGGACAACTTCCTGCGCGCCGCGCGCCACGGCCTGGACGCGGTGCTCCTGTGGCCCGAGCGTCCCGGCCACGCTCCCCGGGCCCTGCCCGCTCCGGACCTGGTGCGGCGGCTGCTGCCCGTGGCCCGGGAGGGGCTGGTGGGCGCGGGCGTGGACCCGGACGAGGCCGACGCGCTCCTGGGCATCATCCAGGCCCGGGTGGGCGCCGGGTGCACGGGGGCACGCTGGCAACGGAAGATGTTGGCCTACCTGGAAGCACACATGCCCCGACCCGATGCCCTGGGGGCCTTGCTGGAGCGATATTTGACCCATGCGGCGTCCGGCAGGCCGGTCCACGAGTGGCCGGGAGCGTGA